One Paenisporosarcina sp. FSL H8-0542 genomic region harbors:
- the sufC gene encoding Fe-S cluster assembly ATPase SufC, whose product MSTLVIQDLHVAIDGKEILKGLNLTLNTNEIHAIMGPNGTGKSTLASAIMGHPKYEVTSGSVTLDGEDVLEMEVDERAQAGLFLAMQYPSEITGVTNADFLRSAINSRRDEGDEISIMKFIRELDSKMEYLEMDQDMAQRYLNEGFSGGEKKRNEILQLMMLQPKFAILDEIDSGLDIDALKVVSKGINQMRGEGFGCLIITHYQRLLNYITPDHVHVMMQGRVVKSGGAELAHKLEAQGYDWIKEELGIEDETVGQEA is encoded by the coding sequence ATGTCGACTTTAGTTATTCAAGATCTTCACGTTGCCATTGATGGTAAGGAGATTCTTAAAGGATTGAACCTTACACTTAATACAAACGAAATTCACGCAATCATGGGACCAAATGGTACTGGTAAATCTACTTTAGCTTCAGCAATCATGGGTCACCCGAAATATGAAGTAACTTCTGGTTCAGTCACTTTAGACGGTGAAGATGTACTGGAAATGGAAGTAGATGAGCGCGCTCAAGCGGGTCTTTTCTTAGCAATGCAATACCCAAGTGAAATCACTGGTGTAACGAATGCTGACTTCTTACGCTCAGCAATTAACTCACGCCGTGATGAAGGTGATGAAATTTCAATTATGAAATTCATCCGTGAACTTGATTCGAAAATGGAATATCTAGAAATGGACCAAGATATGGCTCAACGCTATTTAAATGAAGGTTTCTCAGGCGGAGAGAAAAAACGTAACGAAATTCTTCAATTAATGATGCTTCAACCAAAATTTGCGATTCTTGACGAGATTGACTCTGGTTTAGATATCGATGCACTTAAAGTAGTTTCTAAAGGAATCAACCAAATGCGTGGCGAAGGTTTCGGTTGTTTAATCATCACTCACTACCAACGCTTATTGAACTACATCACGCCTGATCATGTACATGTAATGATGCAAGGTCGTGTAGTGAAATCTGGTGGAGCGGAACTTGCTCATAAACTAGAAGCACAAGGTTACGATTGGATTAAAGAAGAATTAGGAATTGAAGACGAAACTGTAGGTCAAGAAGCGTAA
- the sufD gene encoding Fe-S cluster assembly protein SufD, producing the protein MTVETKLALTEQDVRSYSTAKQEPSWFAEYRVQALLAAEDLPMPTPDKTKIDKWNFTNFPVHAVESKPFASLAELPEEVKAIVNDDQKSVYIQRNNTPAFLQISDELAAQGVIFTDIFTAVREHSDLVQKYFMTNGVKSDEHKLASLHAALLNGGVFVYVPKNVEIVEPIQVVFLHDDAQASLFNHTIVVADANSSVTYVENYLSTVPESAGLVNIVSEVFAEDNARITYGAVDVLAKGGTTYVNRRGIVNRNARIEWALGLMNDGDTISENVTHLVGDASYGDTKMVVVGRGKQKQNFTTKIIHWGKHSEGYILKHGVMKDEASSIFNGIGKIEYGATKSNAVQESRVLMLNEKARGDANPILLIDEDDVTAGHAASVGRVDPLQLYYLMSRGISKQDAERLVIHGFLAPVVNVLPIEGVKKQLTEVIERKVR; encoded by the coding sequence ATGACGGTTGAAACAAAATTGGCATTAACCGAACAAGATGTACGCTCCTATTCAACGGCGAAGCAAGAACCGTCTTGGTTTGCTGAATATCGTGTACAAGCTTTATTAGCGGCAGAAGATCTGCCTATGCCAACACCAGATAAAACGAAAATCGATAAATGGAATTTCACTAACTTCCCAGTTCACGCTGTTGAAAGCAAACCATTTGCTTCACTTGCCGAATTACCGGAAGAAGTAAAAGCCATTGTAAATGATGATCAAAAAAGCGTTTATATTCAACGAAATAATACACCTGCTTTTTTACAAATTTCTGATGAGTTAGCAGCACAAGGTGTCATTTTTACAGATATCTTTACTGCTGTACGTGAACATAGCGATCTTGTTCAAAAGTACTTCATGACAAACGGTGTGAAATCGGACGAGCATAAGCTCGCTAGCTTACATGCAGCGTTGTTAAATGGTGGCGTGTTCGTATACGTACCGAAAAATGTTGAAATCGTTGAACCAATTCAAGTTGTTTTCCTACATGACGATGCTCAAGCTTCTCTATTCAACCACACAATTGTAGTGGCGGATGCGAATAGCTCAGTAACTTATGTAGAAAACTATCTTTCAACTGTTCCCGAATCAGCAGGACTTGTAAACATTGTTTCTGAAGTATTTGCTGAAGACAATGCCCGCATCACTTATGGTGCGGTTGATGTCCTTGCTAAAGGCGGCACAACGTATGTTAACCGTCGAGGCATTGTTAATCGTAATGCACGAATAGAGTGGGCTCTTGGTTTGATGAATGACGGCGATACAATTTCTGAGAACGTTACACACTTGGTGGGTGACGCATCTTATGGCGATACTAAAATGGTTGTTGTAGGTCGCGGGAAACAAAAGCAAAACTTCACGACTAAAATCATTCATTGGGGCAAACACTCCGAAGGATACATTTTGAAACACGGCGTCATGAAAGATGAAGCTTCTTCTATTTTTAACGGAATTGGCAAAATCGAATATGGTGCAACTAAATCAAATGCTGTTCAAGAATCGCGTGTTTTGATGTTAAATGAAAAAGCACGTGGGGATGCAAACCCAATTCTATTGATTGACGAAGATGATGTTACAGCAGGACATGCAGCTTCCGTAGGTCGTGTAGACCCACTTCAACTTTACTATTTGATGAGTCGTGGTATTTCGAAGCAAGATGCAGAACGACTAGTAATTCATGGTTTCCTTGCGCCAGTTGTAAACGTATTGCCAATCGAGGGCGTTAAAAAGCAACTGACGGAGGTAATTGAAAGGAAAGTGCGCTAA
- a CDS encoding cysteine desulfurase: MISKDIRSYFPILNQEVNGNPLVYLDSAATSQKPVQVIEALKKYYEFDNSNVHRGVHTLGNRATESYEGAREKVRNFISAKSTQEVIFMRGTTTAINTVAQSYGGANVEEGDEIVITYMEHHSNIIPWQQLAKEKGAVLKYVDLEEDGTLSLDKVRATVTPRTKIVSIMYVSNVLGTMNPIKEITQIAHENGAIMVVDGAQAAPHLRIDVQDLDCDFFAFSGHKMCGPTGIGVLYGKKELLEQMEPIEFGGEMIDFVGLYDSTWKELPWKFEGGTPIIAGAVGLAAAIDFLEEIGLDEIEKHEHALAAYALERMSTINGLTIYGPKDPGERAGIVTFNLDDVHPHDVATVLDMNGIAVRAGHHCAQPLMKWLQVTATARASFYVYNSEEDIDRLVAGLTTAKEYFNDVF, translated from the coding sequence ATGATCAGCAAAGACATTCGAAGCTATTTTCCCATATTAAATCAAGAAGTGAACGGCAATCCGCTTGTCTATCTTGATAGTGCAGCGACATCCCAAAAGCCTGTTCAAGTCATTGAAGCATTAAAAAAATATTATGAGTTCGATAATTCAAACGTTCATCGCGGTGTTCATACACTTGGCAATCGAGCGACTGAAAGTTATGAAGGAGCGCGTGAGAAAGTGCGCAACTTCATTTCTGCAAAGTCTACTCAGGAAGTCATTTTCATGCGCGGGACAACAACTGCAATTAATACTGTCGCACAAAGTTATGGTGGAGCAAATGTTGAGGAAGGCGATGAAATCGTCATTACTTACATGGAGCATCATTCAAACATCATTCCATGGCAGCAATTAGCAAAGGAAAAAGGTGCGGTATTAAAATACGTAGATTTAGAAGAAGACGGTACCCTTTCTTTGGATAAAGTACGTGCAACAGTTACCCCGCGTACGAAAATTGTTTCAATTATGTATGTATCAAATGTTCTTGGCACAATGAATCCAATAAAAGAGATTACACAAATTGCTCACGAAAATGGAGCAATCATGGTAGTCGATGGTGCACAAGCTGCACCTCATCTACGTATCGATGTGCAAGATCTGGACTGCGATTTCTTTGCTTTCTCTGGTCATAAAATGTGTGGTCCTACTGGGATTGGCGTACTTTATGGCAAGAAAGAGTTGCTAGAGCAAATGGAACCGATTGAGTTCGGTGGCGAAATGATCGACTTCGTTGGTCTATATGATTCAACGTGGAAAGAGCTTCCTTGGAAGTTTGAAGGAGGAACTCCGATTATTGCGGGTGCGGTCGGATTAGCCGCAGCTATCGATTTCCTGGAAGAAATCGGACTCGATGAAATTGAAAAACATGAGCACGCACTTGCTGCTTATGCGTTGGAACGCATGTCTACAATTAACGGTTTGACAATTTACGGTCCAAAAGATCCTGGAGAAAGAGCAGGAATTGTTACTTTCAATTTAGATGATGTACATCCACACGATGTAGCGACAGTTCTCGATATGAACGGAATTGCAGTTCGTGCGGGGCATCATTGTGCACAACCATTAATGAAGTGGCTGCAAGTAACAGCGACTGCACGTGCAAGTTTCTATGTTTACAATTCGGAAGAGGATATTGACCGATTAGTGGCTGGACTTACCACGGCAAAGGAGTATTTTAACGATGTCTTTTAA
- the sufU gene encoding Fe-S cluster assembly sulfur transfer protein SufU, producing MSFNNLDQLYRTVIMDHYKKPRNKGTLEDSVTIDMNNPTCGDRIHLTLQVADGVVKDAKFDGEGCSISMASASMMTQAVKGKPVDEALKLSTIFSDMMLGKEYDDSNDLGDIEALSGVAKFPARIKCATLAWKAMEKGVDNESHS from the coding sequence ATGTCTTTTAATAATTTAGATCAACTTTATAGAACTGTGATTATGGATCATTACAAAAAGCCTCGCAATAAAGGGACATTAGAGGACAGTGTCACAATCGATATGAATAACCCTACATGTGGAGACCGTATTCATTTGACTTTGCAAGTAGCTGATGGTGTCGTAAAAGATGCCAAGTTTGATGGAGAAGGTTGTTCCATTTCCATGGCTTCCGCATCCATGATGACGCAAGCTGTAAAAGGCAAGCCGGTGGATGAAGCGTTAAAGCTATCCACCATCTTCTCGGATATGATGCTTGGAAAAGAATATGATGACTCTAATGACTTAGGTGATATCGAAGCTCTTTCTGGTGTAGCCAAGTTTCCTGCGCGTATCAAATGTGCAACCCTTGCTTGGAAAGCTATGGAAAAAGGTGTAGATAACGAATCACATTCGTAA
- the sufB gene encoding Fe-S cluster assembly protein SufB, whose protein sequence is MAKKMPEIGDYKYGFHDKDVSIFRSKRGLTREIVETISNMKEEPQWMLDYRLKSLELFYAKPMPQWGGDLSSLNFDEITYYVKPSEATQTSWDEVPEEIKRTFDKLGIPEAEQKYLAGVSAQYESEVVYHNMKQELEDMGIVFKDTGSALRENEELFKKHWGTVIPNSDNKFAALNSAVWSGGSFIYVPPGIKVETPLQAYFRINSENMGQFERTLIIVDEGAHVHYVEGCTAPVYTTNSLHSAVVEIIIKKDAYCRYTTIQNWANNVYNLVTKRAVCEANATMEWIDGNIGSKLTMKYPAVILKGEGARGMTLSIALAGKGQHQDAGAKMIHLAPNTSSTIVSKSISKQGGKVTYRGVVRFGPKASGARSNIECDTLIMDNLSTSDTIPYNEILNDNVSLEHEAKVSKVSEEQLFYLMSRGISQEEATEMIVMGFIEPFTKELPMEYAVEMNRLIKFEMEGSIG, encoded by the coding sequence ATGGCTAAAAAAATGCCTGAAATCGGCGATTACAAATATGGTTTCCATGATAAAGACGTGTCTATTTTCCGTTCAAAACGTGGACTGACACGTGAAATCGTTGAAACAATTTCAAATATGAAAGAAGAACCTCAATGGATGTTAGACTACCGTCTAAAATCTTTGGAGTTGTTCTACGCAAAACCAATGCCACAATGGGGTGGAGATTTATCTTCTCTTAACTTCGATGAAATTACGTATTACGTAAAACCATCAGAAGCGACTCAAACTTCATGGGATGAAGTGCCGGAAGAAATTAAACGTACGTTTGATAAACTAGGTATTCCTGAAGCAGAGCAAAAGTATTTAGCGGGTGTATCTGCTCAATACGAATCAGAAGTGGTTTACCACAACATGAAACAAGAACTAGAAGATATGGGTATCGTCTTTAAAGATACTGGTTCTGCTCTACGTGAAAACGAAGAATTGTTCAAAAAACATTGGGGTACAGTCATTCCAAACTCGGATAACAAGTTTGCTGCATTGAACTCGGCTGTATGGTCAGGTGGATCGTTCATCTATGTGCCACCTGGTATCAAAGTTGAAACGCCTCTACAAGCTTATTTCCGAATTAACTCAGAAAACATGGGACAATTCGAACGTACACTTATTATTGTTGATGAAGGTGCACACGTACATTATGTAGAAGGCTGTACAGCTCCTGTTTATACGACAAATTCACTTCATAGTGCGGTTGTAGAAATCATCATCAAAAAAGATGCATATTGCCGTTACACGACAATCCAAAACTGGGCGAACAATGTGTATAACCTAGTAACGAAGCGTGCAGTTTGTGAAGCAAACGCTACGATGGAATGGATTGACGGAAATATCGGTTCTAAATTAACAATGAAATACCCTGCTGTCATCTTAAAAGGTGAAGGTGCACGTGGTATGACATTATCTATTGCATTAGCTGGTAAAGGTCAACATCAGGATGCAGGTGCGAAAATGATTCACTTGGCTCCAAACACGTCTTCGACAATTGTTTCTAAATCAATTTCGAAACAAGGCGGAAAAGTGACTTATCGCGGCGTTGTACGATTCGGTCCTAAAGCGTCAGGTGCCCGTTCAAATATCGAGTGTGATACATTGATCATGGATAACCTGTCGACATCAGATACGATTCCATACAACGAAATCCTAAACGACAATGTATCTTTGGAACATGAAGCGAAAGTTTCAAAAGTATCTGAAGAGCAATTGTTCTACTTGATGAGCCGCGGCATTTCACAGGAAGAAGCAACTGAAATGATCGTTATGGGCTTCATTGAACCGTTTACAAAAGAATTACCGATGGAATATGCGGTTGAGATGAACCGTTTGATTAAGTTCGAAATGGAAGGCAGTATCGGGTAA
- a CDS encoding YjjG family noncanonical pyrimidine nucleotidase, protein MKYDVILFDLDDTLLDFSETEKNAFNNSFTAFGLPNGLTDYRASYNVISKGLWSDLEQGHISLSELKVERFKRLFMQHQLTLSAEDFGQSYLDNLGQEVHLIDGVQEMLNNLSNCRLAVLTNGFQEVQHSRIAISCMKDTFEAIISSEETGYQKPQAEIFEYAFEKLGISTKGNVLMVGDSLTSDIQGGNNFGIDTCWFNPHGKENVSAIKPTYEISEFIELVQIVKDKVLIE, encoded by the coding sequence GTGAAATATGATGTAATATTATTTGATTTGGATGACACGTTATTAGACTTCAGTGAGACGGAGAAAAATGCTTTTAATAATTCATTTACAGCATTTGGTTTGCCGAATGGTTTAACAGATTACAGAGCCAGCTATAATGTGATCAGTAAAGGTCTATGGTCTGACTTGGAGCAAGGACATATTTCACTTTCTGAACTTAAAGTAGAAAGGTTTAAGCGCTTATTTATGCAGCATCAACTGACATTAAGCGCGGAAGACTTTGGTCAATCCTATTTAGATAACCTAGGGCAAGAAGTACATTTGATCGATGGTGTCCAGGAAATGCTCAATAATCTTTCTAATTGTAGGCTTGCTGTATTAACGAATGGGTTTCAAGAAGTTCAACATTCAAGAATAGCAATTTCATGCATGAAGGATACTTTTGAAGCCATCATTTCTTCTGAGGAAACCGGCTATCAAAAGCCACAAGCGGAAATTTTCGAATATGCTTTTGAAAAACTGGGTATTTCTACTAAAGGAAATGTGTTAATGGTAGGGGATTCCCTTACATCAGATATTCAAGGTGGCAACAATTTTGGAATCGATACTTGCTGGTTTAATCCACATGGAAAAGAAAATGTATCGGCAATTAAGCCAACCTATGAAATTAGCGAGTTTATAGAATTAGTACAAATCGTGAAGGATAAGGTTTTGATAGAATAA
- a CDS encoding ABC transporter ATP-binding protein, which produces MTVFTIDDVKKTFKNGEVEEQVLKGINLSLQQGEITALVGASGSGKSTILTIAAGLQRATHGQVLFDGKDLSKMSQEQIRKIRASEFGFVFQSSHLVPFLTVEEQLMLMLDVSETKMKKKKQKEEVAQILKLVDMEHRKDSYPASLSGGEKQRVAIARAIIHKPKMLFADEPTASLDSKRSKDVMTLIRELTKTLNITTLMVTHDEEMLSYADHIISMKDGLIL; this is translated from the coding sequence ATGACTGTATTCACAATTGATGATGTCAAAAAAACGTTTAAAAACGGGGAAGTAGAAGAGCAAGTATTAAAAGGAATCAATCTTTCTCTTCAACAAGGGGAAATAACAGCTTTAGTAGGAGCATCTGGTTCTGGGAAAAGTACGATACTTACAATAGCCGCCGGTCTTCAACGCGCAACGCATGGTCAGGTTCTATTCGATGGGAAAGATTTGTCTAAGATGAGTCAGGAGCAAATTCGAAAAATCCGGGCAAGTGAGTTCGGATTTGTCTTTCAATCCTCTCATCTTGTTCCTTTTCTCACTGTAGAAGAACAACTTATGCTGATGCTCGACGTTTCGGAAACAAAGATGAAAAAAAAGAAACAAAAAGAGGAAGTTGCACAAATACTTAAATTGGTTGATATGGAACACCGTAAGGATTCCTACCCTGCTTCATTGTCAGGTGGGGAAAAACAACGGGTGGCAATTGCACGCGCAATCATCCACAAACCTAAAATGCTTTTTGCGGATGAGCCCACTGCGAGTTTAGATTCGAAAAGATCGAAAGATGTGATGACGTTAATCAGAGAATTAACTAAAACGTTGAATATTACCACGTTAATGGTGACCCACGATGAAGAAATGCTTTCATATGCAGACCACATTATCTCAATGAAAGACGGCTTAATTCTTTGA
- a CDS encoding ABC transporter permease, producing MNIAWKEIRKSKAKFIILGSIIFLVSFLTFIISGLSNGLSQDNAALIKDLPNGQFYMNEEANETYNLSKIDEKLQDKAINNQKDAAALSIQMGFVNDADDKQHSVAFVTSTDSKLFEKVGEGEIILDRSLEEDGINVGDTITNNQFSGEFKVKGFVDQKKYSHAPVAYINMENYKEIYGVEDMQLVFVPGNDKEQAIDGLQSFSNKEFLNTIPSYSAEQMSLNMIVWFLVVISGMLFAIFFYMMNVQKIGLYGILKALGVKTSQLFGMMWSQMLFITAIALTLSVALSQAFTMIAPEGMPFSLTIQTTVQLSLIFVFIGFIGATLSGIQIKKVEPLQAIQQGEV from the coding sequence ATGAATATTGCATGGAAGGAAATTAGGAAGAGTAAAGCAAAATTTATCATTTTAGGATCAATTATATTTCTTGTTAGTTTTTTAACGTTTATCATTTCTGGATTATCGAATGGTTTATCTCAAGATAATGCGGCTTTAATAAAAGATCTGCCGAATGGTCAATTCTATATGAATGAAGAAGCAAATGAAACCTATAATCTTTCGAAAATAGATGAAAAATTACAAGACAAAGCAATAAATAACCAGAAGGATGCAGCGGCACTTTCAATTCAGATGGGCTTTGTGAACGATGCAGACGACAAACAACATAGCGTTGCCTTTGTTACTTCAACTGATTCGAAGTTATTTGAAAAAGTTGGAGAAGGAGAAATCATATTAGATCGTTCATTAGAAGAAGACGGCATAAATGTCGGGGATACCATAACAAACAATCAGTTTAGCGGTGAGTTTAAAGTAAAAGGCTTTGTCGATCAAAAGAAATATAGCCACGCACCTGTTGCTTATATCAATATGGAAAACTACAAAGAAATCTACGGTGTGGAAGATATGCAATTGGTATTTGTACCTGGAAATGATAAGGAACAAGCAATTGACGGATTACAATCATTTTCAAATAAAGAATTTCTCAATACGATTCCAAGTTATAGCGCAGAACAGATGTCGCTCAATATGATTGTATGGTTTTTAGTCGTCATCAGCGGGATGTTGTTCGCGATATTCTTCTACATGATGAACGTTCAAAAAATTGGATTATACGGGATTTTGAAAGCGCTTGGGGTTAAAACAAGTCAATTATTTGGGATGATGTGGTCGCAGATGCTATTTATTACCGCAATTGCACTAACATTGTCAGTTGCATTGAGCCAAGCTTTCACAATGATTGCACCTGAAGGAATGCCTTTTAGTTTAACCATTCAAACAACGGTTCAATTATCACTCATATTCGTGTTCATCGGATTTATTGGCGCTACGCTATCGGGTATCCAAATTAAAAAAGTCGAGCCACTACAAGCGATTCAACAAGGAGAGGTTTAA